From the genome of Symphalangus syndactylus isolate Jambi chromosome 13, NHGRI_mSymSyn1-v2.1_pri, whole genome shotgun sequence:
GTAGGCTATCAGGCAGCAAATCTAAAATGGTAAACAGGGTCCATGACCCACAGGGATTTGTGGTGATGGCAACAGATTGTAGGTGAGCAGACATCAAATGTATTATTTGACCTACATATGCAACAATATCATGAGCAAGTCAGCAGAAGTCAGATGTCAGCTGCCACCGTTGAAAATCATGATTCTTCTActaggttttcttgttttttaatgacCACTGCACATTTAATCTTTAAATATGtacattaggccaggcgcggtggcttatgcctgtaatcccagcactttgggaggccgaggcgggcagatcatgacgtcaaaagatggagaccatcctggccaacatggtgaaaccccgtctctactaagaatacaaaaattagctgggcgcggtggtgggcgcctgtagtcccagctactcagggggctgaggcaggaaaataacttgaacccaggaggcagaagttgcagtgagccgagatcgcgccactgcactccagcctggcgacagagtaagactccctctcaaaaaaaaagaaaaatgtacattaaACATCACATTTgggttttatttaaaaacttcatTTTTGTGCCTTGCctcataatacatatttatagttTAAGTGTTTTTCTATTGTAAAATGACACGACTTTCTTAAGGACCACATGGTGTAATAGCAAATTGAACTTGTCTTCTACCAGTTTTCATACTCAAGCCTGTTTTCAGATTTAGAGCATAGAAATTGAAGAGGTGCTGGGCTCATCTTTGGTTGTCAATATATGGCCTCTAAATAGGCATATTTCTCGAGGACCACATGGTGGCAAGTTGATTATATCAGACACCTTCCACCCTAGGGTAGGCAGCGATTCATCTTTACTgagatgaatatttatttatgtacttacGTTTGCCTTTCCTGCCCGCAGTGCCTTGGCAAACAGCATCATCCAAAGACATATTATCCAATTTCTTGTTGGAATATCTCTCCATAATCTCACCTTACACCAAGATACTTGTTTTATGGTGGAGGagatattaaaatgaatatttagtaAGAGATCCAGTAGTCCTAATGGATTTGCAGCATCTGGAGCTGCTCAGCACTTCATACCTAGATTCTGGCAACTCTGTGATTTAGTTCTCACTCTCCTGAATCATAAGCCAGTGCTAACTGCTGGCACCATATTTAAAGATGTGTCTACATTCAGCCAGGTGCTGTTACTGTCTAAACTCCTGTTTTGGGCCTCTGTGAATTCATCTGCAAAATTAGGCAACTAGACAAAACACAGCATAATCAGACCTAAAATTCTGGGCAGATGGTTTGTCTGTTTCTGgtgatacattttcttttttctttcttttttttttttttttgagatggtgttttgttcttgttgcccaggctggcatgcagtggcatgatctcggctcaccacaacctctgcctcccaggttcaagcgattctcctgcctcagcctcccgagtagctgggattacaggtgtgggccaccacgcccagctaattttgtatttttagtagagacggggtttcaccacgttggtcgggctggtctcaaactcctgacctcaggtgatccacccaccttggcctaccaaattgctgggattacaggtgtgagccaccatacccggcctttttttttttttttttttttttttttttttttttttagcagagtctctttctgtctctgaggctagagtgcagtggcatgatcatggctcactataggctcaaattcttgggctcaagcaatcttcctgcctcagcctcccaagtggctgggactataggtgaacACTACAatagctggctttttttttttttttgagactactgacctcaggtgatccacccacttcgacctcccaaattgctgggattacaggtgtgagccaccacacccagcctattttttttttttttgtaaagaaagggtcttcctattttcttcattttagagGCTATCAAAGCTTATTTTAGAAATGTACTAAACAAACATATGGAGAAATGTTCAACCTCActaataaggaaataaattatttatccaTCAGTTTATTTTAAGTTTGAACATATAACATGATCTGATAACATTCTAAGATTGCAGATTTAACTCTATGGGGCAAGAATTTATTTTCACTTCTGTATCCCAGGCACCTAGAACAGCCTGGCACACTATAAAGTCCAATAAGTACTGTCAAAGGATCATTGAGAAAGGCTTAAAAAAAGattgtcaaatgaatgaacttGATAAGAGCTAGCAGTGGTTAATGGCAAAATGAACTATTTCATAACTTTTATCCAACAATGTCTGAGTTGAGTACTTGAACTTGTATTAACCCTCAGGAATCAACACAAATAAATCTACAAACACTAAGCTGAGGTGCAATCGTGGAAAATGTAAAAGGAGGAGATGAAAGGGTAGAATTGAAGGATAACAGAGAAGTCTCTTTGTATAAGACTCATACAAAGTACTCACAGTACTTACAAGGTAATGTTGACCAAaggcagagaaacagagaaacaaattcCATGAGATTAagaggcagaatttttttttgagacattttactacctttgttgcccaggctggtcttgaacttctggtctcaagtgatcttcctgtctcagcctcccaaagcactgggattacaggtgtgagccactgcgcctggcctacaggCAGAATTTCTTtaattgctgttgtttttaagacagggtctggctctattgcccaggctggagtgcagtggcatgatcttgactcactgaagcctcagcctcctggactcaagggaccctcccacctcagcctcctgagtagctgggaccacaggtacacaccaccatgccttgctaatttttatatattttttgtagagacagggtcttcctatgttgcccaggctggtccagaaTTTCTTTAGCTCACTGCTGCTACCTCTGCAAACTCAGAAGCCCAGGACCAATGTCCCTGTCATTGAGCATACAGCTTTCTCCCAAACAGTCTCTCTAGGGTCCTCTTGATGTCCCTGTTCTGCAAGCAGTAGAtgaaggggttcagcatgggggtgaccacagTGTACATGACCGaggccaccatgccccgccaggAAGAGGACGATGCATTGGAACTAAGATACACGCCAAGACCTGTCCCATAGAATAAAGAAACCACAGACAGATGAGATCAACAGGTAGAAAAGGCTTTGTGTTTCCCATCTGTGGATGAGATTCTCAGGATGGAGGAGACAATTTGGATGTAGGAGAAAAGGATCCCTGAGAAGGGCACAAAGCCCAAAAGGCCGGTCACCATGTAGAGCAGGATGTAATTGATGtgtgtatctgagcaggcaagcGTGAGGACCTGAGCAAGCTCACAGTAAAAGTGCTGAATGACCCAACTGGTGCAGAAGGACACCCGCAGCATCAACAGACTCTGGATCAGGGAGTATGACAAGCTGAGGAACCAGGACACAAGAACCAGCAGTCCACAGAGGCGAGGTTTCATGATGACAGGGTAGTACAGGGGGTGACAGATGGCCACAtaccggtcataggccatcacagtGAGGAGAAATGTGTCCATGCCTCCAAAAACCATGAAAAAATACATCTGGGTGATGCAGCCTGCATAGCTGATGGCATTGCTTTGCACCTGGATGTTCACCAGCATCTTGGGGACTGTGGTGGAGGTGAAACCGATGTCGGCcaaggacaggttggagaggaagaagtacacgggggtgtggaggtgggagtcagagctgatggccaggatgatgagcaggttccccagcaTGGTGACCAGGTACATGGACAGAAACAGTGCAAAGAGCATCCATTGATCCTCTAGGTCTTGGGAAAATCCCAGGAGTAAAAATTCTGAAATCCTTGTTTCATTTCCCAAGTCCATGTTGCCGACACATCAGCTAGACAGTTAAGGA
Proteins encoded in this window:
- the LOC129460181 gene encoding LOW QUALITY PROTEIN: olfactory receptor 7C1-like (The sequence of the model RefSeq protein was modified relative to this genomic sequence to represent the inferred CDS: substituted 1 base at 1 genomic stop codon): MDLGNETRISEFLLLGFSQDLEDQWMLFALFLSMYLVTMLGNLLIILAISSDSHLHTPVYFFLSNLSLADIGFTSTTVPKMLVNIQVQSNAISYAGCITQMYFFMVFGGMDTFLLTVMAYDRYVAICHPLYYPVIMKPRLCGLLVLVSWFLSLSYSLIQSLLMLRVSFCTSWVIQHFYCELAQVLTLACSDTHINYILLYMVTGLLGFVPFSGILFSYIQIVSSILRISSTDGKHKAFSTCXSHLSVVSLFYGTGLGVYLSSNASSSSWRGMVASVMYTVVTPMLNPFIYCLQNRDIKRTLERLFGRKLYAQ